TTGAGCTTGGAGATGGCGCGGAAGTTGCTCGCGGCGCAGCCGTTCAGCGTGTTGCTCGGGGCGCGGGTGACCGCGTTCGGGGACGGTGGCGCGACGCTGGAGCTCGACGTACGCGAGGAGCTGCGGCAGCAGAACGGTTTCCTGCACGGCGGCGTACTCAGCTACGCGGCCGACAACGCGCTCACCTTCGCGGGCGGGTCCGCGCTCGGCCCCGAGGTGCTGACCGGCGGCTTCACGATCAGCTACCTGCGGCCCGGGAAGGGTCAGCTGCTTCGCGCCGTGGCCAAGGTCGCGTACGCGGGCAGCCGGCAGGCGACCTGCACTTGCGAGCTGACCACGCTCGACGAGGCCGGCGACAGTACCCTGTGCGCGATCGCCCAGGGCACCATCATCGCTCGGCGTTGAAGGAGCAGCTCAGTCGAAGAGGTCGTCCAGAAAGGACTTCTTCCGCTTCTTCTGCTGGTACTGCT
The genomic region above belongs to Kribbella solani and contains:
- a CDS encoding PaaI family thioesterase; this encodes MADLSLEMARKLLAAQPFSVLLGARVTAFGDGGATLELDVREELRQQNGFLHGGVLSYAADNALTFAGGSALGPEVLTGGFTISYLRPGKGQLLRAVAKVAYAGSRQATCTCELTTLDEAGDSTLCAIAQGTIIARR